From the genome of Nitrosomonas sp., one region includes:
- a CDS encoding DUF4124 domain-containing protein, which produces MKSKYFFLLAIFFIYAFPAHSGVYKQVDEHGNVTYSNVRSGNAEKVDLPSIIVVPSANTEGVDERIKKRRENKEIRAQRKEIEQRIADESDFLEAIKAEYKGGNPDRLGSERNYQRYLDRVERLKNEISVREANLQVLQRQLDELPQITR; this is translated from the coding sequence ATGAAATCAAAATATTTTTTCTTGCTCGCAATTTTCTTCATTTATGCCTTTCCGGCACATTCCGGTGTTTACAAACAAGTTGACGAACATGGCAATGTTACTTATTCAAACGTTCGATCGGGTAATGCCGAGAAAGTCGATCTTCCGTCCATAATTGTTGTCCCTTCCGCTAATACCGAAGGTGTGGATGAACGGATCAAAAAAAGAAGAGAAAATAAAGAGATCAGAGCGCAGCGAAAAGAAATTGAACAAAGAATAGCTGATGAGTCTGATTTTCTGGAAGCTATCAAGGCTGAATATAAAGGTGGCAACCCGGATCGTTTGGGCAGCGAGCGTAATTACCAAAGATATTTAGACAGAGTTGAACGCCTGAAAAATGAAATCAGCGTGCGCGAGGCAAATCTTCAAGTGCTGCAACGCCAACTGGATGAATTGCCACAGATAACACGATAA
- a CDS encoding DUF4124 domain-containing protein, with protein sequence MLHAGSTIYKYVDQDGNITFTNRPIKGAQKTRTAPQSSTVQPYVSKVQPVVPKDTANTQNKRDIKRREILQHELATEMKLFSDARKNLSLMRVNDTDYQQNEEFRQLQHKLLRHENNISAIRKELAKL encoded by the coding sequence GTGTTACACGCCGGATCAACGATCTATAAATATGTTGATCAGGATGGGAACATTACATTTACCAATCGCCCTATCAAAGGGGCGCAAAAAACCAGAACAGCGCCACAATCTTCCACCGTTCAACCCTATGTATCAAAAGTTCAACCTGTTGTTCCAAAAGATACTGCCAACACACAAAACAAGCGTGACATCAAGCGACGTGAAATCCTTCAGCATGAACTGGCGACTGAAATGAAATTATTTTCTGATGCACGCAAAAACTTGTCCCTGATGCGCGTCAATGATACCGATTATCAACAAAACGAAGAATTCAGACAGCTGCAACACAAACTGTTGCGGCATGAAAATAATATCTCGGCCATAAGAAAAGAACTCGCAAAACTGTAG